The following proteins come from a genomic window of Sesamum indicum cultivar Zhongzhi No. 13 linkage group LG10, S_indicum_v1.0, whole genome shotgun sequence:
- the LOC105172737 gene encoding protein ENHANCED DISEASE RESISTANCE 2 isoform X1: MSNSKVVYEGWMVRYGRRKIGRSFIHMRYFVLESRLLAYYKKKPQDNVVPIKTLLIDGNCRVEDRGLKTHHGHMVYVLSVYNKKEKYHRITMAAFNIQEALIWKEKIESVIDQHQESQANGNKYHSFEYKSGMDNGRTASSSDHESQFSAAEDEDDARPNLARRTTIGNGPPEAVLDWTKELDSDLANQNSSNQAFSRKYWRLLQCQNGLRIFEELLEVDFLPKSCSRAMKAVGVVEASCEEIFELVMSMDATRCEWDCSFQYGSLVEEVDGHTAILYHRLQLDWFPTFVWPRDLCYVRYWRRNDDGSYVVLFRSREHENCGPQPGYVRAHIESGGFNISPLKPHNGRPRTQVQHLMQIDLKGWGVGYISSFQQYCLLQMLNSVAGLREYFSQTDERTAAPRIPVMVNMTSVSGSSKRSHKLQSASVHHRTPSLDQIHAENRNAVLMDEYSDEDEDFQGADQEALPSAIEVEDKRTAYEEENKDQIDFSIFSGNLRRDAHDKARDCWTLSDGNNFRVRSKRFCYDKSKIPAGKHLMDLVAVDWFKDTKRMDHVARRRGCAAQVASDRGHFSIVFNLQVPGSTHYSMVFYFVSKELVPGSLLQRFVDGDDEFRNSRLKLIPSVPKGSWIVRQSVGSTPCLLGKAVDCNYIRGPKYLEVDVDIGSSTVANGVLGLVIGVITTLVVDMAFLVQANTTDELPERLIGAVRVSHIELSSAIVPVLEADPSDSLRT; encoded by the exons ATGTCGAATTCGAAGGTGGTCTATGAAGGCTGGATGGTCAGGTATGGGCGCAGGAAGATTGGGAGATCATTTATTCACATGCGATATTTTGTGCTCGAGTCTAGATTGCTGGCCTATTACAAGAAGAAGCCGCAAGACAATGTG GTGCCGATCAAGACTCTTCTCATAGATGGAAACTGTAGGGTGGAGGACCGAGGATTGAAGACTCATCATGGACAT ATGGTTTATGTTTTGTCTGTTTACAACAAGAAAGAGAAGTACCATCGCATCACG ATGGCAGCTTTCAACATTCAGGAGGCACTcatttggaaagaaaaaattgaatctgTTATCGACCAG CATCAAGAGTCACAAGCTAATGGAAACAAATACCATTCTTTTGAATACAAGTCAGGAATGGATAATGGGAGGACTGCTTCATCATCGGATCATGAGAGTCA GTTTAGTGCTgcagaagatgaagatgatgcTCGTCCAAATTTGGCACGCAGAACAACTATTGGAAATG GGCCCCCTGAAGCTGTTTTGGATTGGACAAAGGAATTAGATTCTGATTTGGCTAATCAGAATTCTAGCAATCAGGCATTTTCTAGAAAGTATTGGCGCCTTCTCCAGTGCCAAAATG GGCTTCGGATTTTTGAGGAGCTTCTTGAAGTGGATTTTCTT CCGAAGAGCTGTAGCAGAGCAATGAAAGCTGTTGGGGTAGTGGAGGCTTCCTgtgaagaaatatttgaactaGTAATGAGCATGGATGCAACAAGATGCGA ATGGGATTGCAGTTTCCAATATGGTAGCTTAGTTGAAGAAGTGGATGGCCATACAGCTATACTGTACCACAGGCTTCAGTTAGACTGGTTTCCGAC GTTTGTATGGCCTCGTGACCTCTGCTATGTACGCTATTGGCGTCGAAATGATGATGGGAGTTATG TTGTGTTATTTCGTTCTAGGGAGCATGAAAATTGTGGTCCGCAACCTGGATATGTGCGAGCTCATATTGAAA GTGGAGGATTCAATATTTCACCACTGAAACCTCATAATGGGAGGCCTAGAACACAAGTCCAGCATCTTATGCAGATTGATCTAAAAGGATGGGGAGTGGGTtatatttcatcatttcaGCAATACTGTCTTCTTCAGATGCTGAATAGTGTTGCAG GATTGCGGGAATACTTTTCTCAAACTGATGAAAGGACCGCGGCTCCCAGAATCCCTGTTATGGTCAATATGACGTCAGTATCCGGTTCTTCAAAGAGGAGTCACAAACTCCAGTCAGCTTCCGTTCATCATCGGACTCCTTCACTTGATCAAATACATGCTGAAAACAGAAATGCGGTGTTGATGGATGAATACtctgatgaagatgaagatttTCAGGGCGCTGATCAAGAG GCTTTGCCATCTGCCATTGAGGTTGAAGACAAAAGAACTG CctatgaagaagaaaataaagaccAAATAGatttctccattttctccGGCAACCTTCGCCGTGATGCTCATGACAAGGCTCGTGACTGTTGGACATTATCTGATGGAAACAACTTCAGAGTTCGTAGCAAGCGTTTCTGTTATGATAAATCAAAG ATTCCTGCAGGTAAACATCTTATGGATCTTGTTGCTGTAGACTGGTTCAAAGATACTAAAAGAATGGATCATGTTGCCAGACGCCGTGGGTGTGCTGCCCAA GTTGCATCAGATAGAGGACACTTCTCTATTGTTTTTAATCTGCAA GTACCTGGATCGACGCACTACAGTAtggtgttttattttgtgtctAAGGAATTAGTACCAGGTTCTCTCTTGCAGCGGTTTGTCGACGGGGATGACGAGTTCCGTAATAGTAGACTGAAGCTTATTCCATCAGTACCCAAG GGCTCTTGGATTGTACGTCAAAGTGTTGGCAGCACACCTTGTTTACTGGGGAAGGCAGTTGATTGCAACTATATCCGTGGTCCAAAGTATCTGGAA GTTGATGTCGATATTGGTTCTTCCACTGTGGCAAATGGAGTCCTGGGGCTTGTAATTGGCGTTATCACAACACTTGTGGTTGACATGGCCTTTCTTGTACAG GCGAACACCACCGACGAGTTGCCAGAGCGGCTGATTGGTGCTGTTAGGGTTTCTCATATAGAGTTGTCATCTGCTATTGTGCCGGTGCTGGAAGCAGATCCTTCAGACTCACTCAGAACATAA
- the LOC105172737 gene encoding protein ENHANCED DISEASE RESISTANCE 2 isoform X2: MSNSKVVYEGWMVRYGRRKIGRSFIHMRYFVLESRLLAYYKKKPQDNVVPIKTLLIDGNCRVEDRGLKTHHGHMVYVLSVYNKKEKYHRITMAAFNIQEALIWKEKIESVIDQHQESQANGNKYHSFEYKSGMDNGRTASSSDHESQFSAAEDEDDARPNLARRTTIGNGPPEAVLDWTKELDSDLANQNSSNQAFSRKYWRLLQCQNGLRIFEELLEVDFLPKSCSRAMKAVGVVEASCEEIFELVMSMDATRCEWDCSFQYGSLVEEVDGHTAILYHRLQLDWFPTFVWPRDLCYVRYWRRNDDGSYVVLFRSREHENCGPQPGYVRAHIESGGFNISPLKPHNGRPRTQVQHLMQIDLKGWGVGYISSFQQYCLLQMLNSVAGLREYFSQTDERTAAPRIPVMVNMTSVSGSSKRSHKLQSASVHHRTPSLDQIHAENRNAVLMDEYSDEDEDFQGADQEALPSAIEVEDKRTAYEEENKDQIDFSIFSGNLRRDAHDKARDCWTLSDGNNFRVRSKRFCYDKSKIPAGKHLMDLVAVDWFKDTKRMDHVARRRGCAAQVASDRGHFSIVFNLQVPGSTHYSMVFYFVSKELVPGSLLQRFVDGDDEFRNSRLKLIPSVPKAGLEMACMTCSFIHHACGPFRFVPWGLRWSSLGSTIFQVFWRNVCANWLPC; the protein is encoded by the exons ATGTCGAATTCGAAGGTGGTCTATGAAGGCTGGATGGTCAGGTATGGGCGCAGGAAGATTGGGAGATCATTTATTCACATGCGATATTTTGTGCTCGAGTCTAGATTGCTGGCCTATTACAAGAAGAAGCCGCAAGACAATGTG GTGCCGATCAAGACTCTTCTCATAGATGGAAACTGTAGGGTGGAGGACCGAGGATTGAAGACTCATCATGGACAT ATGGTTTATGTTTTGTCTGTTTACAACAAGAAAGAGAAGTACCATCGCATCACG ATGGCAGCTTTCAACATTCAGGAGGCACTcatttggaaagaaaaaattgaatctgTTATCGACCAG CATCAAGAGTCACAAGCTAATGGAAACAAATACCATTCTTTTGAATACAAGTCAGGAATGGATAATGGGAGGACTGCTTCATCATCGGATCATGAGAGTCA GTTTAGTGCTgcagaagatgaagatgatgcTCGTCCAAATTTGGCACGCAGAACAACTATTGGAAATG GGCCCCCTGAAGCTGTTTTGGATTGGACAAAGGAATTAGATTCTGATTTGGCTAATCAGAATTCTAGCAATCAGGCATTTTCTAGAAAGTATTGGCGCCTTCTCCAGTGCCAAAATG GGCTTCGGATTTTTGAGGAGCTTCTTGAAGTGGATTTTCTT CCGAAGAGCTGTAGCAGAGCAATGAAAGCTGTTGGGGTAGTGGAGGCTTCCTgtgaagaaatatttgaactaGTAATGAGCATGGATGCAACAAGATGCGA ATGGGATTGCAGTTTCCAATATGGTAGCTTAGTTGAAGAAGTGGATGGCCATACAGCTATACTGTACCACAGGCTTCAGTTAGACTGGTTTCCGAC GTTTGTATGGCCTCGTGACCTCTGCTATGTACGCTATTGGCGTCGAAATGATGATGGGAGTTATG TTGTGTTATTTCGTTCTAGGGAGCATGAAAATTGTGGTCCGCAACCTGGATATGTGCGAGCTCATATTGAAA GTGGAGGATTCAATATTTCACCACTGAAACCTCATAATGGGAGGCCTAGAACACAAGTCCAGCATCTTATGCAGATTGATCTAAAAGGATGGGGAGTGGGTtatatttcatcatttcaGCAATACTGTCTTCTTCAGATGCTGAATAGTGTTGCAG GATTGCGGGAATACTTTTCTCAAACTGATGAAAGGACCGCGGCTCCCAGAATCCCTGTTATGGTCAATATGACGTCAGTATCCGGTTCTTCAAAGAGGAGTCACAAACTCCAGTCAGCTTCCGTTCATCATCGGACTCCTTCACTTGATCAAATACATGCTGAAAACAGAAATGCGGTGTTGATGGATGAATACtctgatgaagatgaagatttTCAGGGCGCTGATCAAGAG GCTTTGCCATCTGCCATTGAGGTTGAAGACAAAAGAACTG CctatgaagaagaaaataaagaccAAATAGatttctccattttctccGGCAACCTTCGCCGTGATGCTCATGACAAGGCTCGTGACTGTTGGACATTATCTGATGGAAACAACTTCAGAGTTCGTAGCAAGCGTTTCTGTTATGATAAATCAAAG ATTCCTGCAGGTAAACATCTTATGGATCTTGTTGCTGTAGACTGGTTCAAAGATACTAAAAGAATGGATCATGTTGCCAGACGCCGTGGGTGTGCTGCCCAA GTTGCATCAGATAGAGGACACTTCTCTATTGTTTTTAATCTGCAA GTACCTGGATCGACGCACTACAGTAtggtgttttattttgtgtctAAGGAATTAGTACCAGGTTCTCTCTTGCAGCGGTTTGTCGACGGGGATGACGAGTTCCGTAATAGTAGACTGAAGCTTATTCCATCAGTACCCAAG GCAGGCTTGGAGATGGCTTGCATGACGTGCTCCTTTATACATCATGCATGTGGACCATTTAGATTTGTACCGTGGGGACTTAGATGGTCATCTTTAGGAAGTACCATTTTTCAAGTATTTTGGAGGAACGTTTGTGCCAATTGGTTGCCTTGCTGA
- the LOC105172738 gene encoding transmembrane protein 45A: MGSFPGHVLPGSLFLAIGAWHVWCSIVRYVSNPNSFRVRIWNPVPGFDGSLMYLELYVIVLGGFIDLCVEFLYATHLRIFVNGVLNPAHMNNFEHSGMLLMFFIFGVITLLSEKTSCLPLPEGALFFIASATFTSEYVLFLFHSTSHMGLEGYYHRILVLLVGLCILSAIAGALVPTSFPVDLCIGIAVTLQGLWFYQTAFTLYGPMMPDGCTVQDNDQIKCSSPEHEVHGELLANFQLFALVFSVLASVAAIYICAEPRFSHPGLVNSRATGNA; the protein is encoded by the exons ATGGGTTCATTTCCAGGACATGTGCTTCCGGGCTCATTGTTTCTTGCTATCGGAGCATGGCATGTATGGTGCTCGATAGTTAGATATGTATCGAATCCTAATTCATTCCGTGTCAGGATTTGGAACCCAGTTCCTGGTTTTGATGGGAGTCTTATGTACCTGGAGCTCTATGTAATTGTTCTTGGAGGCTTTATCGATCTGTGTGTAGAGTTCCTATACGCAACGCATCTCAGGATTTTTGTTAATGGAGTCTTGAACCCTGCCCACATGAACAACTTTGAGCACTCTGGGATGCTACTCATGTTTTTCATCTTTGGAGTCATTACACTGCTCTCTGAGAAGACGAG CTGTCTCCCGTTGCCTGAAGGAGCATTGTTCTTCATTGCCTCAGCAACATTCACTTCCGAGTACGTTCTATTCCTTTTCCACTCGACTAGCCACATGGGGCTGGAGGGATACTATCACCGTATCCTTGTCCTCCTCGTAGGCCTCTGCATACTGTCAGCTATAGCCGGAGCCCTCGTGCCAACGAGCTTTCCAGTTGATTTATGCATTGGAATTGCTGTAACGCTCCAAGGCCTCTGGTTCTATCAGACAGCATTCACACTCTACGGCCCGATGATGCCAGATGGCTGTACAGTCCAAGACAACGATCAAATTAAATGTAGTTCACCAGAACATGAAGTCCACGGTGAATTGCTGGCCAACTTCCAGCTATTTGCTCTGGTTTTTTCTGTTCTTGCTTCTGTGGCTGCCATATACATCTGTGCAGAGCCCCGATTCAGCCATCCCGGTCTTGTCAACTCGCGGGCCACCGGGAATGCTTGA
- the LOC105172739 gene encoding cell division cycle 20.1, cofactor of APC complex-like, giving the protein MLPKLNSSENLDRFIPNRSAMDFDYAHYMLTGGKVEKENTGPCSPSKQIYRKHLAEILNMNRTRILAFKNKAPSSAKNIQESFSPPQWTKSVKRRRDISQSPERVMDAPEIIDDFYLNLLDWGSSNVIAIALANTVYLWDSSDGSISELLSTDDDIGPVTSVKWAPDGRHLAVGFNNSHVQLWDCSATRLLRTLRGGHSLRVSSLDWNDHILTTGGLDCMIINNDVRIRSHNISTYGGHSEEVCGLKWCSSGRQLASGGNDNVLYIWCSSMASSNSSNQWLHCLTDHSAAVKALSWCPFQSNLLASGGGIGDQCIKFWNTNTGACLDSVNTGSQVCALLWSTHERELLSAHGFNDHQLTLWKYPSMVKIAELYGHTSRVLSMAKSPDGYTVASAAGDETLRLWNVFGTPTMGKLVADRKQEPFSNVPRIR; this is encoded by the exons ATGCTTCCAAAGTTAAACTCCAGTGAGAAC TTGGACAGATTCATCCCAAATCGATCCGCTATGGATTTCGATTACGCTCATTACATGCTCACTGGTGGCAAGGtcgaaaaagaaaacaccGGACCGTGTTCTCCATCCAAACAAATTTACAGGAAGCATCTTGCAGAAATCCTGAACATGAACAGAACAAGAATCCTTGCTTTCAAGAACAAGGCGCCGTCCTCAGCAAAGAATATTCAAGAGTCTTTCTCACCTCCCCAGTGGACAAAGTCCGTTAAGCGGAGAAGGGATATTTCTCAG TCTCCAGAAAGGGTGATGGATGCTCCTGAGATCATAGATGATTTCTACCTGAATTTGTTGGATTGGGGTAGTAGTAATGTTATTGCTATTGCCTTAGCCAATACTGTATACCTGTGGGATTCCTCTGATGGTTCTATCTCTGAACTACTCTCGACGGATGATGACATTGGACCGGTGACTAGTGTCAAATGGGCACCCGATGGAAGGCACCTTGCTGTTGGCTTTAATAATTCCCATGTCCAGCTATGGGACTGCTCAGCTACTCGGTTG TTAAGGACTCTTCGAGGAGGACATAGTTTAAGGGTCAGTTCACTTGATTGGAATGATCACATCTTGACCACTGGAGGACTGGACTGTATGATTATTAACAATGATGTGAGAATACGGTCCCACAACATTAGCACATATGGAGGACACAGTGAGGAGGTTTGTGGCTTGAAATGGTGTTCCTCAGGCCGGCAATTAGCAAGTGGTGGGAACGACAATGTACTATACATATGGTGCAGTTCCATGGCCTCCTCAAACTCATCTAATCAATGGCTTCATTGTTTGACGGACCATTCTGCTGCCGTTAAAGCACTTTCTTGGTGTCCTTTCCAGAGCAACCTTCTTGCCTCTGGTGGGGGCATAGGAGATCAGTGCATAAAGTTTTGGAACACCAATACTGGGGCATGCTTGGACTCAGTTAATACCGGTTCACAGGTCTGTGCGTTACTCTGGAGCACACACGAACGAGAACTTTTGAGCGCTCATGGATTTAACGACCATCAGCTCACCCTCTGGAAGTACCCGTCAATGGTTAAGATTGCTGAGCTTTATGGTCACACTTCAAGAGTGCTAAGCATGGCTAAG AGCCCTGATGGCTATACGGTTGCATCTGCAGCTGGTGACGAGACGCTAAGACTGTGGAACGTTTTTGGGACTCCGACAATGGGAAAGCTTGTTGCTGATAGAAAACAAGAACCTTTTTCTAACGTACCCCGTATTCGATGA